The DNA segment TTGTTTATACTTTGGAATTAAATTGAAATCTGGACCTGTTAAAACTTAAAGTCTTACTTTAAGTAAAAGTTGAAATTATCTAAACCTAGTTTTCCACATATTTCCCACTAATTTTAGAAAGTTCCCAGGTACGTGGATTTTTCGTTAATTCCAAACTTTAGAACATGGTGTATTTTAAAAATCGACATTCGATAGGACCATTAAATACAAAAATTCTACGACTTGATTTTAATTTCATTTCTAGAATTAAATCTTTATTTCCTGATAAAACCCAGCAATCCCAATTTTTAAAGTGATTCTTCATCGTATAACCTAAATCTCGATAAACATCCTTTAGATTGTCTTCTTCGCCAATTCTGGCACCATAAGGAGGATTTGTTATCATCATTCCTTTTTCTTCCGGAGCTTTTACCACCGCAATCGTTTCTGATTTAAACTGGACAACATGATCAACTCCTGCCAATTTAGCGTTACTTTTTGCTTTTGAGATAACTTGCCGATCGATATCATAACCATATAAATTAAAATCTAAAGATTCTTTTTCGGCATCTAGGGCCTCAGTGACAAGTTTATCCCAAACTTCTTCCTTGTAGTTAAGCCAATTTTGAAATCCAAATTTTTTTCTCAAAGTTCCAGGCGCTATATTTAAGGCCATCATCGCCGCTTCGATTAGAAAAGTTCCAGAACCACACATGGGATCAACTAATGTGCTTTTTTTATCCCAACCAGCAAGTTCAATTAAACCTGCAGCTAAATTCTCTTTTATGGGCGCTTCTCCGACTTCACGTCGGTAACCTCTCTGATATAATCCAGAGCCAGAAGTGTCTAGAGCGACCCAAAAAGTATTTTTAGTTCCCTTCACATGTATTCGTAAATCTGCATTTTTTGAATCAACATTGGGACGGTCACCTTTTTCTTCACGAAATTGGTCCACAATAGCATCTTTGATCTTCATAGTGACAAATCTCTGATCATGTAAAACACAATCATTGATGACAGAATCTATAGCGATAGTTTGATGAGTATGGATATACTTTGTAAAATCGTGTTTTCTAATTTCTGAATAAAGCTGTTCTGGGTCATAGGCAATAAACTCGAGAACAGGCTTGTAAACTCTACTGGCAATTCGGGAAAAAAGATTAGCCTTGTAGCAGCCCTCCCAAGTCGTTTCAAAATAGACGCCACTATTAATTTTTTCGGTTTTATGAAATCCTAAAGATTGAAGCTCCAATTCTAAAACCCCAGACATCTCTTGAGGGCAGGAAGCAAAAAAATCAGCCATATATTCCAATTCTATTACGATAGGGAAACAAATTTAGGTCTCAATATATTTTGGCCCACCCCCACCTTCAGGAGGCGTCCAGTCAATATTTTCAAATGGACACTTAATAT comes from the Deltaproteobacteria bacterium genome and includes:
- a CDS encoding N-6 DNA methylase, which encodes MADFFASCPQEMSGVLELELQSLGFHKTEKINSGVYFETTWEGCYKANLFSRIASRVYKPVLEFIAYDPEQLYSEIRKHDFTKYIHTHQTIAIDSVINDCVLHDQRFVTMKIKDAIVDQFREEKGDRPNVDSKNADLRIHVKGTKNTFWVALDTSGSGLYQRGYRREVGEAPIKENLAAGLIELAGWDKKSTLVDPMCGSGTFLIEAAMMALNIAPGTLRKKFGFQNWLNYKEEVWDKLVTEALDAEKESLDFNLYGYDIDRQVISKAKSNAKLAGVDHVVQFKSETIAVVKAPEEKGMMITNPPYGARIGEEDNLKDVYRDLGYTMKNHFKNWDCWVLSGNKDLILEMKLKSSRRIFVFNGPIECRFLKYTMF